CCAGGTAACCAGGAGCCtgactgcaaaaataaaacctgaatttctttaaaacgCACTTTGTAATGAAGTTCCAAACACTCAAAAGAGGCATTGTGCAAAAAGCAAGAAATTATTCCTCAGTTTCTTTTGAATGCATAGCTTTCATGAAGATTATGGCATGCAGTTGCCTCTTTCTAAATAAGTAATTAACAGCTGTTACTTGTAATGTGGTTCTTGGCTTATTAGTCATCTGTTAAGTGTGGTACAGCTCAACTTGCTCTATAATAACCTATGAATGCTGTGAAATCTAGTTGCTGTTTGTCAGGCACCAGTTTAAAATGGGCTTCTTCAGTGAACTTAAGCAGGACACTCAAAACGCTCTCAAGTAAGTGCTGTTAACAGCAATTTTTTCACTGCCACATTAATTTGTAATAACCTGTACACATTCCATGTGCTGTCTTACAGATATTACAGGACTGCTTATAGCCTCGTTCATGAACTCAGAGCTCATGAAACCAACATGCTTGAGATCAAAACCATGGCTGGATTCATTAACTACAAGGTGAACTTGATTGAAGAAAGTGTGAATGAtgcatgtttattgttttgagcagtttatatatattgtcaatagttaaaaaaaaacacacattttttttactatttaaatttttgtcgttttatatctatataatttgcattaggttttaatgttttttttgcttagttattttagaatttaaatgaaattaaaaagaaaatgagaaatgttgacACTGACAGTATGAGGTGTCATCTAAACAGCTTTAAACGTCACACAGGAAACTGGTCAGAGTAAATTTCCTGTTCTCATGCTTTTCTAAATAGCATTGTCACATTCAGTTGTTCAGAGTGTACCTCTTTATTGAGTGTCTACCGGTTGTCTTCTCTCACAGATCTGCAGGCTCTGCTTTCAGCACAACACCCCCCTGGATGCCATCGCTCAGTTTCGCAAACACATCGACCTGTGCAAGAAGAAGATCGGAAGTGCTGAGCTGGCATTTGAACACACAGCCTGGATGTCCAAACAGTAAGATTCAACCCTGTCgtatgcatacattttattatttcatgctTTTGGACAAATCAGGATTTTAACTGTTTCAGTGGTTTTAAAGGGTTTGAAAATGTTGTCGCTCTCATGTTAATGCCATGTGGTTCAAATTAGATGATGTTCTGCCCGTTCTATAAATGTGAAttactttgtattatttttttttattgaatattatgcattaaaataatttttatttattattgtcagtaatttattattattagtagtagtggtAAATAAACCATAGTCGTCTACTGAAAAATAATGAGAGATCTTTGGATCAGAACATTCAAGGCAGTTgtcaatttttatttagaatacaGATTCTTTAAAATCACACTGGCAGCTATCTAGCCATGCCCTAGAAAAATTTTCATCAGGAAATGTGCATGTTGAGTAAgtaatgttattaatgttaacaaatattgttatttaaaatgcaactgACATTATGAGTATATAATGATGTAAGAACAAAACAAGCGCACCAACTGACTCATTGCACAATGTTTTTTGGGCATGTTGCTCAACAAACCTGATACTTAGTGAGAAAAGTGTAGAGAAGTGTAGAGACCCACAAAGGCCTTTGTGACCCATTCCCCGGAGACATGGAATGTCATCTCTCTGGGTGGGGAAGGAGCCCGAGTTAGTGCGGGAGGTTGAGAGGAACCgactagagatagtcgggctcacctccacgcacagcttgggctctggaacccatctcctcgaaaggggctaGACTTtccactactctggtgttgcccacagTGAGAGGCAGCGGGGTGGTGTGGGCTCGCTCatagccccccagcttagccaccatgtgttggaATTCACCTTCTAGtaactgtcatttgtgcctattGGCCGAATGGCAGTGCAGAGTAACCGGCCTTCTTGGGGTCTCTGgaaggggtgctggaaagtgctccaaacGTGGATAGTGGCATGATTGGGAAGAACCTGATCTGAACCctagtggtgttctgttgttggacttctgtgctagtcacggtttGCCTATAATGAACAGCATGTTCAAGCATATGGGTGTCCATCAGTACACGTGGCACCAGAACACCCTAGGACAGAGGTCGATAATCGACTTGGTGGGTGTTTCATCTGACCTCCAGCCATATATCTTgtacactcgggtgaagagatgGGCGGtactgtcaactgatcaccacctggtggtgagttggatccgttggcgggggaggaaGCTAGACAGACTCGGCAGGCCCAAATATCTTCAACTCCCACctccggcagagctttgacTGTATCCCAAGGGAGGTTGGAGACATTGAGTCTGAGTGGATCTTCGATCATACAGGGCTGcccggtccctgtatgatcgtagcaggagcttggttcacATTGCCGGCAGTAAGTCAGACTttttcccagtgcatgttggactccagcagggctgccctttgtcaccggtcctgttcattatcttTATGGACAGTATTTCTAGGCACAGCCGGGTGCCGGAGGGGGattggtttggtgaccacaggatctcgtctctgctttttgcagatgatgttgtcctgttggctgcatctagCCAGAACCTACTATGTGCACTGGGGTGGTTTGCAGCGAAGTGTGAAGTGGCTAGggtgagaatcagcacctccaagtctgaagCCATGGTTCttagtcggacaagggtggctttgGTCACCTTCAGGTTGGCAGGGAGTTCTTGcttcaggtggaggagtttaagtatgaGTGATAGCAGAACGCTGCCAATGAGGGGGAGGAGAAAAGTGATTGAGATTTTTGATTGGTTGGTGAACTaatagtgttttgttgttgtgtgaGTGTGATCAGTAACGCGTGAATGCAGCATGATCTGAATGCATAGAAATACATGGAAGTGAATCGCCGTCATTTAGAAATGAGAATGCAATTATGTATGATTCAAgatcatttttttggttttttagaattatctattttataattaaCTTGCAAGGTGATTCCACTGATTGGTGACCTCTAGTCTTGTTTTAAACATGCGCTCATTTACTTGTTTCTTCTGTCTCTGTAGGTTCCAGTCATTTGGTGATCTCTTCGATGAGGCCATTAAACTGGGCCTCACCGCTATTCAGACCCAGAACCCAGGGTTCTACTATCAACAGGCTGCTTATTATGCACAGGAGCGCAAGCAGCAAGCGGGGCAGCTCTGTAGTCATGAGGTACTGctacccacaatgcattgcatCATTAACGTCATCTGAGATTATTTCAGTTTGTGATGCAAAATCTCCCATTCTAACTGTTACAGCCAGGTGTGGGCTACCCTGCCTCCGACCCATTAGAGACCACCTCCGGAGCTCTAGACTTTTACGGACAGAGACCTTGGAGACAGGGACATCAGAGTGAGTAATGGCCTAAGAGGATCTAGAATTCTGAATCATATGAATCCTGTCCAGAGCATGTCATGTTTCATTCCAAAATCCAAAGAAACACACATTCtataacattacattaattcacattattgtaatgtaacaaaaagtcagatttttacTTGACCTTTCAGTATCAcggtggaacacaaaataatgttattttagaaccatttttgagaaaaataatcgtttttgagattaaaaatacagtataattttGTTGTCAGAGTTGTTTCAGTCGTGTATAAATATGAAGCTTGCCTTATCCAGGTGCTATGAAGTCTTATTTCTGACCCAGTGAACTTTAATCCTCAGGCATTGATCCTCCAGATTCCGAGAAGGAGAAACAAGGCATCCAAGCTCTTCAAGTTAAAGAGAGAGATGTCCCTCATTCGGTGggatattcttaaaaatgtttttggttatCTGTGAATTTGAATTCAGTCTCATGTTTTAAAGTGCAGATGTAAAGGTTAAGAAAGTATTGCATTCTAAATATTGAAAGTGAATCAATCATGAGTAGAGCACAATAAATCATTCTAAGAATTTTGTTTAGGGCCCAAAATGTTGTATGTTTCTGAAGGAAGTAAAGCATTTTacagataagaaaaaaaactgtattttttttctaatgattGTATGTGTGCGTTTCTGTCAGGAGCTGATCATTGCTCTCCTCAGCAATGCTGTCGCTCAGTTTAAGAAGTACAAGTGTCCTCGAATGAAGAGCCATCTCAGTTAgtccaaaaacacacatattcatatgccagattttctgtatttaattgCAAAGTAAATCATTAATTTTCCCTCCGCAGTGGTTCAGATGGGAGAGGAATATTATCATGCAAAAGACTACACCAAAGCTTTAAAGTGAGTTAAATTCAGTATACTGCAAACTTGAAGTATATAAATTGAACTCTGCTTGTGTCAGTGACTTGCAGCTGTACATATAACTGCTGTATTCTGACTCCCCAGACTATTAGATTATGTGATGTGTGACTACCGTACAGAGCGCTGGTGGTCTCTGCTTACGTCTATATTGTGCACGGCTTTGAAGTGCTCCTATCTCATGGGTCAAGTGAAAGACTACATCACCTACTCCATGGAGCTCGTGGGCAGAGGTACGCGAACACCATATTTTCACTCTCAGCTCACCTCAATCGAAAGTTACTGCATAAACAGGTGTATATGTCTGTGTTTAGCTTCTATCCTCCCTGAAGAGCAGAAGTCCAGGATTGAGAAGAATCTGATTAAAGTGCTTATGGTATGATTGGAAACATAGCTCACAGGGCTGACTGAAAAGAATCATATTTACAtctgaaataaagtttaataaagATGTAGTGTTTATGATGCTGACATTTGATTTTGTGATTGTCAGAATGAAGTCCCAGAGCCTGAACCAGACTGTGACCCGGTGTCTGTGAAGACAGCCCAGTCTCTGTGGAGTGACCGCATCTCTCTGGCCGGCAATAATGAGTTCACCATTGAAGTCCAGGACTATGTGCCCTTTGGTAAGCTCTCCAAGAATATTCAGTTTCCAGCCTTTTGGGCTTATCGATCATAATCATCGATTTGAGACCTAAATAATTGCATTCCTTTTCAgaatcattttcagttttttttgtaacaaatattttaagtatcCTTACTgactaaaaatatgaatttctttggaaAAGATATCTCACTGACCCTGAACTTTTCAAAGGGTagcatatatattatagatgTATGTATGTTGTTGCTGTGCTGGATTATTTAATgcaactaaaaaatattttcctgttGTCCTTTCAGTTCAGTGCAAAGCCAAGTTCCTGTCCCCTAGTTTCCACATCGATGAGCCTGTCCAGCTACACGTCTATGTGAGAGCTGACTGCCCACATCCTGTGCGCTTCTCAAAACTATGTGTCAGCCTCAGTAACCAGGTACAGCACACctaacagacacagacacacacgcacgcacgcacgctcgCGCGCACAACTCCATTGAACACTGGCTATGTTTGAATTGCAGGAGTATAACCAGTACTGTTTGCTGGAGGATGCCTCTAAAGGGAAGGATATTCTCGAACCTTCCACCCAGGAGAACATGTGTCTTGTCCCCGGCAAAACCCGCAAATACTGCTTCAAATTTGTAGCCAAAACAGAAGACGTTGGAAAGAAGATTGAGgtgaaacatatttttttagttcattttaattaaacagatttattGGTGTAACTAATCacataatatgttttatttttgttttggtctgtaTTTGTCTTTTAGATCACAAGTGTGGGACTCATGTTAGGCAGAGAGACAGCACGATACGTCTATCTGAACTGGCGGGGTGGTTGGGGGGATGCCGCCTCTTCCCATGAGACTTTGCAGGCGTCCCGCTCCTTTAAGAGGAGGACACGCTTCCCAGAGCAGCAGGTGGATTGGGACACAGTTACTGTACAGTCCAGCACTAtgtaagtaaaacaaaaatatatattaaaaatcagGAAATCTTACATCATTGtcaatacagaaatatttagaCAACATGAGATCAAAATTAaccttatttaattttttaatacatgttacaataaacatttcatttggaTACAGTTTCGAAAATACTAACTGTCCCATCATGCCCTTTTAGGATCATCTCCAGAGTGCCCAAAATCTCTGTGCAGCTCACTCATGAGCCTCCAGCACTGACCAATGAGATGTACTGTATGATTGTTACGATCCAATCAGAAGAGGACACTGTGGCCAAAGACATCAAACTTACTGCAGGCCTTAAACCAGGTACATACTGTGCTATCTGGAACAAAAATCACACTATGTTCTAGTaaacagtttttacatttaaagaaaaagtgttTACAAAAGTAATAGTAAAAGACATGATTTGAGGACATGATATATTGTACACTGGGCAGAGGTACTTTAAAATcctaccattcaaatgtttgaggtTGGTCTTTAATGCTTagcagggctgcatttatttgatagaagtaatgtgtaaaatattatttcaatttaaaataactgttttgtttcaaaatgtaatttattcccatCGTGAACTTTAGCATCCttactcaagtcttcagtgtcacatgatcctcagaaatcatactgatttgctgcttaagagaCACTTCTATTATGAATGTGCTGCACAGTCTTTCAGTGCAAATCATgataacatgtttttatgatcatttgatgaataaaaagaaaatgtatctaTTAAAGAGATAAATCTGGTCTCGACTGTCAATTTTGATAGTTTTAATTGCATCATTGTTCAATAAAAATACTTCTTCTGTATCTgtgtttatttctattgtttCAATTAGGTCAGGATGCCAATCTCACACAGTCAACCCAAATCACACAAAACGGCACTGAGGTGTGTGATGATTCTCATCCAGCCCTGCTTCCTGACATTCCTCTCGGAGATCTGCAACCTGGACAGAAGGTACTGCTTTATGGTCACAGAATAAATCCGATCTTCAACTGATCTTGACTTAAGTGTAATGTTGTGTACATGTCTTCTTG
The genomic region above belongs to Puntigrus tetrazona isolate hp1 chromosome 14, ASM1883169v1, whole genome shotgun sequence and contains:
- the trappc11 gene encoding trafficking protein particle complex subunit 11 yields the protein MSPAQWDLPPELCCRPMAFVALTGLDVVYNAIHRAIWDAFCANRRADRVPISFKVLPGDHEYPKCRTKRTSYEWYIPKGILKTGWMNKHLNLVPALVVLFYELDWDDPQWKEKQSECATKVEIVRTSLQGRNTKVAVVLIQKKTPLPPGEDLVASERASALCGACDLSGKSLFVLPHTDHLVGYIIRLENAFYEHAQTYYYNEIRRVKSHKEFLNKTTHQLLFVRHQFKMGFFSELKQDTQNALKYYRTAYSLVHELRAHETNMLEIKTMAGFINYKICRLCFQHNTPLDAIAQFRKHIDLCKKKIGSAELAFEHTAWMSKQFQSFGDLFDEAIKLGLTAIQTQNPGFYYQQAAYYAQERKQQAGQLCSHEPGVGYPASDPLETTSGALDFYGQRPWRQGHQSIDPPDSEKEKQGIQALQVKERDVPHSELIIALLSNAVAQFKKYKCPRMKSHLMVQMGEEYYHAKDYTKALKLLDYVMCDYRTERWWSLLTSILCTALKCSYLMGQVKDYITYSMELVGRASILPEEQKSRIEKNLIKVLMNEVPEPEPDCDPVSVKTAQSLWSDRISLAGNNEFTIEVQDYVPFVQCKAKFLSPSFHIDEPVQLHVYVRADCPHPVRFSKLCVSLSNQEYNQYCLLEDASKGKDILEPSTQENMCLVPGKTRKYCFKFVAKTEDVGKKIEITSVGLMLGRETARYVYLNWRGGWGDAASSHETLQASRSFKRRTRFPEQQVDWDTVTVQSSTMIISRVPKISVQLTHEPPALTNEMYCMIVTIQSEEDTVAKDIKLTAGLKPGQDANLTQSTQITQNGTEVCDDSHPALLPDIPLGDLQPGQKIVKPLYIRCVSTGPRILLFHVAYSVSATVEGKDITCKCHKDETVTLETVVPFEVAMKFVSSKFEHLERVYVDIPFLLMMDILSASPWPIELVNSEVQLASSMTAIDQPQSQVEGVTLQTSECASECFLLKCPPVQNGTSTVASGQYIISWKRKSAFAETSVVRTVITLPHVMVENIPLYVHAELPSFGRVRESLPVRYHLENRTGLVQDVEISVEPSDAFMFSGLKQVRMRILPGAEQEMLYNFYPLMAGYQILPQLNINLLRFPNISNQLLRRFLPSRIFVKPQGRNGDISIEAA